In Deltaproteobacteria bacterium, a single genomic region encodes these proteins:
- a CDS encoding N-formylglutamate amidohydrolase produces the protein MRIRGCVRRSRRSCSRARWPGGCGVRSATHRPARASTRCGGSWRRACSAWSRSRVREPPVLLLSCEHGGNRVPTALRHHFARASEVLASHRGYDAGALAVARRLARGFGAPLFAATVSRLVVDLNRNARHPAVISSWLDGLDAEARARLLARWHAPHRARVRESVAALLADHDRVLHVAVHSFTPVLHGQVRNAEVGLLYDPSRDLEVALARRWRAQLRGPALRVRANYPYRGTADGLTTWLRTQFPARRYAGIELELNCGLLAQPQRWRGLVAAVESSLAWLVARRV, from the coding sequence ATGCGGATCCGCGGCTGCGTGCGCCGCTCGAGACGATCGTGCAGCAGGGCCCGCTGGCCCGGCGGCTGCGGCGTGCGCTCGGCGACGCACCGACCCGCGCGCGCATCGACGCGGTGTGGCGGGAGCTGGCGGCGTGCCTGCAGCGCATGGAGTCGTTCACGGGTGCGTGAGCCGCCGGTGCTGCTGCTGTCGTGCGAGCACGGTGGCAACCGCGTGCCGACCGCGCTGCGCCACCACTTCGCGCGGGCGTCGGAGGTACTCGCGAGTCACCGCGGCTACGATGCCGGCGCGCTGGCGGTCGCACGACGACTCGCGCGTGGCTTCGGCGCACCGCTGTTCGCCGCGACGGTGTCGCGGCTGGTGGTGGACCTCAACCGCAACGCCCGTCACCCGGCGGTGATCTCGAGCTGGCTCGACGGGCTCGACGCCGAGGCCCGCGCACGGCTGCTCGCCCGCTGGCATGCGCCCCATCGCGCGCGCGTTCGCGAAAGCGTGGCCGCGTTGCTGGCGGACCACGACCGCGTGCTGCACGTGGCGGTGCACTCGTTCACCCCGGTGCTGCACGGCCAGGTTCGCAACGCCGAGGTCGGCCTGCTGTACGACCCTTCGCGCGACCTCGAGGTCGCGCTCGCGCGTCGCTGGCGGGCGCAGCTGCGGGGCCCGGCGCTGCGCGTGCGCGCGAACTATCCCTACCGCGGCACCGCCGATGGCCTCACGACCTGGCTGCGCACGCAGTTCCCCGCGCGGCGCTATGCCGGCATCGAGCTCGAGCTGAACTGCGGCCTGCTCGCGCAGCCGCAGCGGTGGCGTGGGCTGGTCGCGGCGGTCGAGTCGTCGCTCGCGTGGCTGGTCGCGCGGCGCGTCTAG